One part of the Mustela nigripes isolate SB6536 unplaced genomic scaffold, MUSNIG.SB6536 HiC_scaffold_1005, whole genome shotgun sequence genome encodes these proteins:
- the LOC132008777 gene encoding secretoglobin family 1C member 1-like — translation MKGSSTLLLVALVLLCSWGLATGEDSSEFFMDFLQTLLVGSPEELYEGPLSKYNVNADAKAALTELKSCIDNLQPMHKAELVKLLVQVLGSEDEA, via the exons ATGAAGGGGAGCAGCACCCTCCTGCTGGTGGCCCTCGTCCTGCTCTGCTCCTGGG GGCTGGCCACCGGGGAGGACAGCAGTGAGTTTTTCATGGACTTCCTGCAAACGCTGCTGGTGGGGTCCCCCGAGGAGCTCTACGAGGGGCCCCTGAGCAAGTACAACGTCAATGCGGATGCCAAGGCCGCCCTGACTGAGCTCAAGTCCTGCATAGACAACCTCCAGCCCATGCACAAAGCGGAGCTAGTCAAGCTGCTG GTGCAAGTGCTGGGCAGCGAAGATGAGGCCTAG